In one Ictalurus furcatus strain D&B chromosome 10, Billie_1.0, whole genome shotgun sequence genomic region, the following are encoded:
- the LOC128614158 gene encoding centromere protein F-like isoform X6, which produces MRVSLAEAEEKHQTAVETIAQLKLEKSSLKDQVETRQGTVQYMGNLLHPVEVEKSGLKDQVETLRGTVQDMGNLLHAVEVEKSGLKDQVETLRGTVQDMGNLLHAVEVEKSGLKDQVETLRGTVQDMENMLSETHTECDKLMNECECEREDHNILKYEYEEMKETLNNKEELLKVSLSEAEEKHQMALETIAELKVKKSGLKDQVKTLQGRMELTGNVHNETYQCAIRLMTEIQVKDDEMKRLIDADKIVKVTLPEAEEEHQKDVETIAQLKVEKSDLKDQVESLQERVRYTENLLRFVELEKSDLTSEMKRLQRRVQTVVKHVCETDWEIGTRVYQLQLKNDEMNKRLIDAEELLKVNFPSHETMLLYCLCVCVCVLVSSHFGDILSFFPNTF; this is translated from the exons atgaga GTCTCCCTGGCTGAAGCTGAGGAGAAACATCAGACGGCTGTGGAGACCATTGCTCAGCTGAAGTTGGAGAAGTCTAGCCTGAAAGACCAGGTGGAGACACGGCAAGGAACAGTGCAGTACATGGGGAACCTGCTCCATCCTGTTGAGGTGGAAAAGTCTGGCCTGAAAGATCAGGTGGAGACACTACGAGGAACAGTGCAGGACATGGGGAACCTGCTCCATGCTGTTGAGGTGGAGAAGTCTGGCCTGAAAGACCAGGTGGAGACACTACGAGGAACAGTACAGGACATGGGAAACCTGCTCCATGCTGTTGAGGTGGAGAAGTCTGGCCTGAAAGACCAGGTGGAGACACTGCGAGGAACAGTGCAGGACATGGAGAACATGTTATCTGAGACTCACACAGAGTGTGACAAGCTAATGAAT gagtgtgagtgtgagcggGAGGATCACAACATCCTCAAGTACGAGTACGAGGAGATGAAGGAGACTCTCAATAACAAGGAGGAGTTACTGAAG GTCTCCCTGTCTGAAGCTGAGGAGAAACACCAGATGGCTTTGGAGACCATTGCTGAGCTCAAGGTGAAGAAGTCTGGCCTGAAAGACCAGGTGAAGACACTGCAAGGAAGAATGGAGCTCACGGGGAACGTGCACAATGAGACTTACCAGTGCGCTATTCGTTTAATGACT GAGATTCAGGTGAAGGACGATGAGATGAAGCGTCTGATAGACGCAGACAAGATAGTGAAG GTCACCCTGCCTGAAGCTGAGGAGGAACATCAGAAGGATGTGGAGACCATTGCTCAGCTGAAGGTGGAGAAGTCTGACCTGAAAGACCAGGTGGAGTCACTACAAGAAAGAGTGAGGTACACAGAGAACCTGCTCCGTTTTGTTGAGCTGGAGAAGTCTGACTTGACCAGTGAAATGAAGAGACTGCAAAGAAGAGTGCAGACCGTGGTGAAACATGTCTGTGAGACTGACTGGGAGATAGGCACACGCGTATAT CAGCTTCAGTTGAAGAACGATGAGATGAATAAGCGTCTAATAGACGCAGAGGAGTTACTGAAGGTAAACTTTCCTTCTCATGAAACCATGCTATtgtactgtttgtgtgtgtgtgtgtgtgtgcttgtttcctcacattttggggacattttgtcctttttcccTAATACATTTTAG
- the LOC128614158 gene encoding centromere protein F-like isoform X5, which yields MKSKVSLAEAEEKHQTAVETIAQLKLEKSSLKDQVETRQGTVQYMGNLLHPVEVEKSGLKDQVETLRGTVQDMGNLLHAVEVEKSGLKDQVETLRGTVQDMGNLLHAVEVEKSGLKDQVETLRGTVQDMENMLSETHTECDKLMNECECEREDHNILKYEYEEMKETLNNKEELLKVSLSEAEEKHQMALETIAELKVKKSGLKDQVKTLQGRMELTGNVHNETYQCAIRLMTEIQVKDDEMKRLIDADKIVKVTLPEAEEEHQKDVETIAQLKVEKSDLKDQVESLQERVRYTENLLRFVELEKSDLTSEMKRLQRRVQTVVKHVCETDWEIGTRVYQLQLKNDEMNKRLIDAEELLKVNFPSHETMLLYCLCVCVCVLVSSHFGDILSFFPNTF from the exons ATGAAAAGCAAG GTCTCCCTGGCTGAAGCTGAGGAGAAACATCAGACGGCTGTGGAGACCATTGCTCAGCTGAAGTTGGAGAAGTCTAGCCTGAAAGACCAGGTGGAGACACGGCAAGGAACAGTGCAGTACATGGGGAACCTGCTCCATCCTGTTGAGGTGGAAAAGTCTGGCCTGAAAGATCAGGTGGAGACACTACGAGGAACAGTGCAGGACATGGGGAACCTGCTCCATGCTGTTGAGGTGGAGAAGTCTGGCCTGAAAGACCAGGTGGAGACACTACGAGGAACAGTACAGGACATGGGAAACCTGCTCCATGCTGTTGAGGTGGAGAAGTCTGGCCTGAAAGACCAGGTGGAGACACTGCGAGGAACAGTGCAGGACATGGAGAACATGTTATCTGAGACTCACACAGAGTGTGACAAGCTAATGAAT gagtgtgagtgtgagcggGAGGATCACAACATCCTCAAGTACGAGTACGAGGAGATGAAGGAGACTCTCAATAACAAGGAGGAGTTACTGAAG GTCTCCCTGTCTGAAGCTGAGGAGAAACACCAGATGGCTTTGGAGACCATTGCTGAGCTCAAGGTGAAGAAGTCTGGCCTGAAAGACCAGGTGAAGACACTGCAAGGAAGAATGGAGCTCACGGGGAACGTGCACAATGAGACTTACCAGTGCGCTATTCGTTTAATGACT GAGATTCAGGTGAAGGACGATGAGATGAAGCGTCTGATAGACGCAGACAAGATAGTGAAG GTCACCCTGCCTGAAGCTGAGGAGGAACATCAGAAGGATGTGGAGACCATTGCTCAGCTGAAGGTGGAGAAGTCTGACCTGAAAGACCAGGTGGAGTCACTACAAGAAAGAGTGAGGTACACAGAGAACCTGCTCCGTTTTGTTGAGCTGGAGAAGTCTGACTTGACCAGTGAAATGAAGAGACTGCAAAGAAGAGTGCAGACCGTGGTGAAACATGTCTGTGAGACTGACTGGGAGATAGGCACACGCGTATAT CAGCTTCAGTTGAAGAACGATGAGATGAATAAGCGTCTAATAGACGCAGAGGAGTTACTGAAGGTAAACTTTCCTTCTCATGAAACCATGCTATtgtactgtttgtgtgtgtgtgtgtgtgtgcttgtttcctcacattttggggacattttgtcctttttcccTAATACATTTTAG